TATAACTTTGCAATAGTTATTATACATAACTATTGTAAGCGATTCAATCATTTTTTTTAACGTTTTCATTTTAGACAAAAATATATGTCTTTTTACACATGTTCTGCTTTCACTAATCGTTGTAAATGCATCGTTAAATAAATACTCTCCGCTTCATAAACAGGAAGTTGTAATTCGTTCTGCATTACTTTGACTAGCTTCCATGCCAAATTGTAACAAACTGGATATTCTAATTTTAATAAATCAGCAAAACTTTGTGCTTCTTCTACTTTTTCTCCTTTTTTCACCCGTTCAATAGCATATTGCAAATGACGAATAAGGCGTAAATAATGAATGCTTTCTTGGTCTAATGTAATTTGTAGGTTTATCTCAATTAAAGACACAAGTTGTGCAATAAGACGGGAATTTTGATTAACAGAAGATAAATCAGAGTTTGTAAGCGAGCTGTAAATATGGAGTGCGATAAAGCCAACTTCTCCTTCTGGCAATATAATTTGCAAACGAGAATTTAAAAGTTGCACAACTCCTTCAGCAATTTCATATTCCTCTGGATATAGCATTTTCGTTTCAACTAAAAAAGGATTATCTATTGTAAGTCCTTGTTTTAGCCTTTTAATTGCAAAAGAAATATGATCTGTTAAAGCGATATGAATATGTTCATTTAATGGAGACTCCGCTTTTTCTTGAATGTATAACATAATATCATTCATCAATTCAATTAGCTTTTCACTCACATGTGGCACTAAAAGTTTGTATTGTTCTCGATCACGTTCATTTTTTAAAACAAACATTTTCTCAATTTGTTCTTGCTCCAACACATCTTGAGCCTTTTTTCCAAATCCAATTCCTTTACCGATCACTACTACTTCCTCGTGTTCAGGATGGCTAGCAATGATGACATTATTATTTAAAACTTTTTTAATTTCTAGATAATTACTCATATAACACCACCCTCGTACTTAAATAGCCTACTTTTATGTTACAGAATATTCTTCTTTGTCGTCAATGTAAAACATCTACCATTTGATAAAAATTCATTTTTTAGACATGTTTGTATATGATGCGTATAATGTAAAAGCAACTGTACATAGAAAGGAGATAGCAACATGATTAAAATGTTTGTAAGTGATATCGACGGTACAATGATGCAACATGGAGGTCTAATTGATGAACAAGATATTGTAGCACTTCGCAGTCTTGCTGAGCAAAATGTTATTCTTTGTTTCGCTTCCGGGCGACTTGATAATGAAATCGCAGACTTAATGAAGGCTGTAAATACAAATTTCCATCGCATTAGTGTGAACGGTGTTTTCGTATATACACAAGAAAATAAACAACTATTATCTGCAACATTCGATTCCAGTATTCTACCTGATTTGTTAGCAATGACAAATGAAGACCCTTATTTCCGTTATGTAAGTGATGAGCATAATTACTATATTGAAGAAAAGACACCTTTTATTCATGAACTCGAAAAACAAATAACAATGACTTCTGTTGAAGAACCAAATTTATTACAGAAAATCGATG
This Bacillus mycoides DNA region includes the following protein-coding sequences:
- the glcT gene encoding glucose PTS transporter transcription antiterminator GlcT yields the protein MSNYLEIKKVLNNNVIIASHPEHEEVVVIGKGIGFGKKAQDVLEQEQIEKMFVLKNERDREQYKLLVPHVSEKLIELMNDIMLYIQEKAESPLNEHIHIALTDHISFAIKRLKQGLTIDNPFLVETKMLYPEEYEIAEGVVQLLNSRLQIILPEGEVGFIALHIYSSLTNSDLSSVNQNSRLIAQLVSLIEINLQITLDQESIHYLRLIRHLQYAIERVKKGEKVEEAQSFADLLKLEYPVCYNLAWKLVKVMQNELQLPVYEAESIYLTMHLQRLVKAEHV
- a CDS encoding HAD family hydrolase encodes the protein MIKMFVSDIDGTMMQHGGLIDEQDIVALRSLAEQNVILCFASGRLDNEIADLMKAVNTNFHRISVNGVFVYTQENKQLLSATFDSSILPDLLAMTNEDPYFRYVSDEHNYYIEEKTPFIHELEKQITMTSVEEPNLLQKIDDTIFPNKISIGGTKENLQLLQKKINEKFCGKVSTFISAEQCLDVMPPNISKGSAISVLLQEFQIQPEEVACIGDSYNDIPMFSLTPHSFAMSQADDAVKEHAHYVVDTVKDAVNQVLVYNEEANKNTTRSL